A stretch of the Microcella sp. genome encodes the following:
- a CDS encoding hemolysin family protein translates to MSAEWIGVLAGLLLTIGTGFFVASEFSLINLDRSELEARQSRGEKRLGPTIAALKITSTHLSSAQLGITLTTLLTGFLMEPAISAMLADPLRAIGLPEGAVPVVGSITAIVIATLLSMIVGELVPKNFALSLPRQTAKVVVPFQWAFTTVFRPAILFLNGSANAILRGMGVEPKEELSGARTAEELASLVRRSASQGSLDHGTATLLSRTLAFSQHTAQDVMTPRPRVAAVERGDSAQAVIDLARTTGHSRFPVIDDSIDDIVGIVHVKQAVAVPRDRRADVPASALQTEPLRVPETMKLDTLLGELRGRGYQMAIVVDEYGGTAGVTTLEDLVEELVGEVSDEHDRARVDVVRSRNWLTFPGILRPDELKDRAGVTVPEDGPWETVGGFLMAELGRLPEVGDTIEIATGTFRIERLDGRRIDRVRFTPLTTEEIAIVTAEAGERR, encoded by the coding sequence GTGAGCGCTGAGTGGATCGGCGTGCTCGCTGGCCTGCTGCTGACCATCGGCACCGGCTTCTTCGTCGCGAGCGAGTTCTCGCTCATCAACCTCGACCGCTCAGAGCTCGAAGCGCGGCAATCTCGCGGTGAGAAGCGGCTCGGCCCGACGATCGCGGCCCTCAAGATCACCTCGACTCACCTGTCGAGCGCGCAGCTGGGCATCACGCTCACGACACTGCTGACAGGGTTCTTGATGGAGCCGGCGATCTCGGCCATGCTCGCTGATCCTCTGCGGGCGATCGGCCTGCCCGAGGGCGCCGTGCCCGTCGTGGGGTCGATCACGGCCATCGTCATCGCCACCCTGCTGTCGATGATCGTCGGCGAGCTCGTGCCCAAGAACTTCGCACTGAGCCTGCCGCGGCAGACCGCCAAAGTCGTCGTGCCCTTTCAGTGGGCGTTTACGACAGTGTTCCGCCCCGCCATCCTGTTCTTGAACGGTTCGGCGAACGCCATTCTGCGGGGCATGGGCGTTGAGCCGAAAGAAGAGCTCAGCGGTGCCCGCACGGCCGAAGAGCTCGCCTCGCTCGTGCGTCGCTCGGCGAGCCAGGGCAGCCTCGACCACGGCACGGCCACTCTGCTCTCGCGCACGCTCGCGTTTTCGCAGCACACGGCGCAAGACGTCATGACCCCGCGCCCGCGGGTCGCGGCGGTCGAGCGCGGCGACAGTGCTCAAGCGGTCATCGACTTGGCTCGCACGACCGGTCACTCGCGTTTTCCGGTGATCGACGATTCGATCGACGACATCGTCGGCATCGTGCACGTCAAGCAAGCCGTCGCCGTGCCGCGTGACCGGCGCGCCGATGTTCCCGCCTCCGCCCTGCAGACCGAACCGCTGCGCGTGCCCGAGACGATGAAGCTCGACACGCTGCTCGGCGAGCTACGGGGTCGCGGATACCAGATGGCGATCGTCGTCGACGAGTACGGCGGCACAGCGGGCGTCACGACTCTCGAAGACCTCGTCGAAGAGCTTGTCGGCGAGGTGAGCGACGAGCATGACCGCGCACGGGTCGACGTCGTGCGCTCGCGCAACTGGCTGACCTTCCCCGGCATTCTCCGCCCTGATGAGCTGAAAGACCGCGCGGGCGTCACGGTGCCCGAAGACGGCCCATGGGAGACCGTGGGCGGGTTCTTGATGGCCGAACTCGGCCGCCTGCCCGAAGTGGGAGACACCATCGAGATCGCGACCGGCACCTTCCGCATCGAGCGCCTCGACGGCCGCCGCATTGACCGTGTGCGGTTCACGCCGCTCACGACCGAAGAGATCGCGATCGTCACGGCCGAGGCGGGTGAGCGTCGATGA
- a CDS encoding NADH:flavin oxidoreductase/NADH oxidase: MTSSLFSPLTLRSLTVRNRLWVSPLCQYSVTAADGVPTDWHLVHLGSFARGGAGMVMAEATAVVPEGRISPHDTGIWNDAQATAWSRVVDFIHSQGAAAGIQLAHAGRKASVYPEWGAMANGASGSGTVPAELGGWQAVSASPIAFEGYAEPVALDEAGIRDVVVAFAESARRSVAAGFDLVEIHAAHGYLLHQFLSPLSNTRDDQWGGSLENRARIVLDIVRAVRAVVDVPILVRFSASDWVDDDWLESHGLADSGVLGWNEHDTATVAAWALEAGADLFDISSGGLVRARITVGPGYQVPFAETVRREGNVPVNAVGLITEAAQAEKIVATGQADAVMMGREFMRDPHAPLRFARELGVEVDGVPVGTPPQYTRAYR, encoded by the coding sequence GTGACCTCTTCGCTCTTCAGCCCCCTCACCCTCCGCTCGCTCACCGTTCGCAACCGGCTGTGGGTGTCGCCGCTCTGCCAGTACTCGGTGACCGCCGCCGACGGCGTGCCCACCGACTGGCACCTCGTGCACCTGGGCTCGTTCGCCCGGGGCGGGGCCGGCATGGTCATGGCCGAGGCGACGGCCGTCGTGCCCGAGGGTCGCATCAGCCCGCACGACACCGGCATCTGGAACGACGCGCAGGCCACCGCGTGGTCGCGCGTGGTCGACTTCATCCACTCGCAGGGAGCCGCGGCGGGCATCCAGCTCGCCCATGCCGGCCGCAAGGCCTCGGTCTACCCCGAGTGGGGTGCGATGGCGAACGGCGCGTCCGGCAGCGGCACGGTGCCGGCCGAGCTCGGCGGCTGGCAGGCCGTATCCGCCTCGCCGATCGCCTTCGAGGGCTACGCCGAGCCCGTCGCGCTCGATGAGGCGGGCATTCGGGATGTGGTGGTCGCGTTCGCCGAATCGGCTCGCCGCAGTGTCGCCGCGGGCTTCGATCTCGTCGAGATCCATGCAGCGCATGGCTACTTGCTGCACCAGTTCCTCTCGCCGCTGTCGAACACGCGCGACGACCAGTGGGGCGGCAGCCTCGAGAACCGCGCGCGCATCGTGCTCGACATCGTGCGCGCCGTGCGCGCGGTCGTCGACGTGCCGATTCTCGTGCGCTTTTCGGCGAGCGACTGGGTCGACGACGACTGGCTCGAGTCGCACGGCCTCGCCGATTCAGGCGTGCTGGGCTGGAACGAGCACGACACCGCGACGGTCGCCGCGTGGGCCCTCGAGGCTGGCGCCGACCTGTTCGACATCTCGTCGGGCGGTCTCGTGCGCGCGCGCATCACGGTCGGCCCCGGCTACCAGGTGCCGTTCGCCGAGACCGTGCGTCGCGAAGGCAACGTGCCCGTCAATGCTGTTGGGCTCATCACCGAGGCCGCGCAGGCCGAGAAGATCGTCGCGACCGGCCAGGCCGACGCCGTCATGATGGGCCGCGAGTTCATGCGCGACCCGCACGCTCCCCTGCGCTTCGCGCGAGAGCTCGGCGTCGAGGTCGACGGCGTGCCGGTCGGCACCCCGCCGCAGTACACCCGCGCCTATCGCTAG
- a CDS encoding hemolysin family protein, producing MTEADWWGIAWLFVLLAANAFFVGAEFAVIAAKRSQIEPRADAGSRAAKTALWAMEHATLMLATCQLGITICSLLILNVSEPAIKHLLEIPFGLTGLTPEWIAGLSFTIALILVTYLHVVFGEMVPKNLSFTLPTRAVLLLAPPLVIVSRIFSPVIRSLNAIANGVLRAFRVEPKDEAASAFTLEEVETIVRQSKREGVLLDATGALTAAFEFTNKIVSDIALPMDALTALPDDASALDLERAVAQRGFSRYVLVDEHGEPSGYLHLKDVIDLPDDELDDPVPPKRIRRLVSILASADLEDALAVMRRSGAHLARAVDAEGNTTGVLFLEDIIEELVGEVHDATQRGWR from the coding sequence ATGACCGAAGCAGACTGGTGGGGCATTGCCTGGCTGTTCGTGCTGCTCGCGGCGAACGCCTTCTTCGTCGGCGCCGAGTTCGCCGTCATCGCTGCGAAGCGTTCGCAGATCGAGCCTCGCGCAGACGCGGGGTCTCGTGCGGCCAAGACCGCACTGTGGGCCATGGAGCACGCGACCCTCATGCTCGCGACCTGCCAGCTCGGCATCACGATCTGCTCGCTGCTGATCCTGAACGTCTCCGAACCCGCGATCAAGCACCTGCTCGAGATTCCGTTCGGCCTCACGGGCCTGACCCCCGAGTGGATCGCCGGTCTGTCGTTCACCATCGCCCTCATCCTCGTGACCTACCTGCACGTGGTGTTCGGCGAGATGGTGCCGAAGAACCTGTCGTTCACGCTGCCGACGCGCGCCGTGCTCTTGCTCGCGCCGCCGCTCGTGATCGTCTCGCGCATCTTCTCGCCCGTCATCCGCAGTCTGAATGCGATCGCGAACGGCGTGCTGCGTGCGTTCCGCGTCGAGCCGAAAGACGAGGCCGCGAGCGCCTTTACGCTCGAAGAGGTCGAGACGATCGTGCGGCAGTCGAAGCGCGAGGGCGTGTTGCTCGACGCCACCGGTGCCCTGACCGCCGCGTTTGAGTTCACGAACAAAATCGTGAGCGATATCGCCCTGCCGATGGATGCCCTCACCGCGCTGCCCGACGACGCGAGCGCCCTCGACCTCGAGCGCGCAGTCGCCCAGCGCGGGTTCAGCCGTTACGTGCTCGTCGACGAGCACGGCGAGCCCTCGGGCTACCTGCACCTCAAAGACGTCATCGACCTGCCCGACGACGAGCTCGACGATCCCGTGCCGCCGAAGCGCATCCGTCGCCTCGTGTCGATTCTCGCCTCGGCTGACCTCGAAGATGCGCTCGCGGTCATGCGTCGCTCAGGTGCGCACCTCGCGCGGGCGGTCGACGCTGAGGGCAACACCACCGGCGTGCTCTTCTTGGAAGACATCATCGAAGAGCTCGTCGGCGAGGTGCACGACGCGACGCAGCGCGGGTGGCGATAG
- a CDS encoding ADP-dependent NAD(P)H-hydrate dehydratase has translation MTDAPPMTPAEAGALIKVPRVDDDKYSRGVVGFVTGSTQYPGAAVLGVEAALRTGVGMARYLGPPRATELVLQRRPEAVTAEGRVQAWVVGSGIASVGDLEAEPQRWALTALASGHPTVTDAGAIERDAVVRATAAGAPVVITPHAGELARLLDRDREAVHADPVGSARDAAHRFGVVVLLKGSTTRAVSPSGHVIEARSAPAWLATAGAGDALAGLLGALLAAHADALAADEDRSLLTRLAAAAAVIHGLAAERASAGGPLTVLDLCAAISPVLAQLVADRS, from the coding sequence GTGACCGATGCGCCCCCGATGACCCCCGCCGAGGCGGGCGCGCTCATCAAGGTGCCGAGGGTCGACGACGACAAGTACTCGCGCGGCGTCGTGGGCTTCGTCACGGGATCGACGCAGTACCCGGGCGCGGCCGTTCTGGGTGTCGAGGCGGCGCTGCGCACGGGCGTCGGCATGGCACGCTACCTCGGGCCGCCGCGGGCGACCGAGCTCGTACTGCAGCGCCGGCCCGAGGCCGTCACGGCCGAGGGGCGCGTGCAGGCGTGGGTCGTCGGCTCGGGAATCGCGAGCGTGGGCGACCTCGAGGCCGAGCCGCAGCGCTGGGCGCTGACGGCGCTCGCGAGCGGGCATCCGACGGTCACGGATGCCGGCGCGATCGAGCGCGACGCCGTGGTGCGTGCGACCGCCGCAGGGGCGCCCGTCGTCATCACGCCGCACGCGGGCGAACTCGCGCGGTTGCTCGACCGCGACCGCGAGGCAGTGCACGCCGACCCGGTCGGCTCAGCCCGCGACGCTGCCCACCGCTTCGGCGTCGTCGTGCTGCTCAAGGGCAGCACCACGCGAGCCGTCTCACCGTCGGGGCACGTCATCGAGGCGCGGTCGGCTCCGGCGTGGCTCGCGACGGCCGGGGCGGGGGATGCTCTCGCCGGCCTGCTCGGAGCCCTCCTCGCCGCGCACGCCGACGCTCTGGCCGCCGACGAAGACCGCTCTCTTCTGACCAGGTTGGCTGCGGCGGCCGCCGTCATCCACGGTCTCGCCGCCGAGCGCGCTTCCGCGGGCGGACCGCTCACGGTGCTCGACCTGTGCGCCGCGATCTCGCCCGTCCTCGCCCAGCTCGTGGCGGACCGTTCGTGA
- a CDS encoding GuaB1 family IMP dehydrogenase-related protein — protein MQFLSERPSHDLTYSDVFLVPQHSEVGSRLGVDLAADDPTGLRIPLVAANMTSVTGPRLAAAMARRGGLGVLPQDAGLSELDASIRSVKQASTLLDVLVVVSRSTTVAEARSLVPDVPGALLTIADADGAPERCIPAAALRHALPDSIVGDLVADDVPSIDDDDVTEPRAAFDLIDAAGVEAMAVRHHGRIIGSLSARSAVRATLYAPAVDAHGRLRVAAAVGINGDAAARAAALVQAGVDVIVIDTAHGHQQQAADAVRAVAQANLGVPIVAGNVVTPEAVRDLVAAGAHVLKVGVGPGAMCTTRMMTAVGRPQFSAVLETAEAARSLGAHVWADGGVRYPRDVALALAAGASAVMIGSWFAGTLEAPGAIETDEHGRWFKSSWGMASTKAVEQRFRRLDAFERARKTLFAEGISSSRIYLDPERPSLDDLLDMITSGLRSSMTYAGASTVPEFHERAVVGTQSAAGYDEGKALPVSW, from the coding sequence GTGCAGTTCTTATCAGAGCGTCCCAGCCATGATCTGACCTACTCCGACGTGTTCCTCGTGCCGCAGCACTCTGAGGTCGGCAGTCGGCTCGGTGTCGACCTCGCCGCCGACGACCCGACCGGGCTGCGTATCCCGCTCGTCGCGGCCAACATGACCTCTGTCACCGGGCCTCGTCTCGCGGCCGCGATGGCGCGCCGCGGCGGTCTCGGCGTGCTGCCACAAGACGCGGGCCTCTCTGAGCTCGATGCGAGCATTCGCTCGGTGAAGCAGGCGTCGACGCTGCTCGACGTGCTCGTGGTCGTGAGCCGATCGACGACCGTGGCCGAGGCGCGGTCGCTCGTTCCTGATGTGCCGGGGGCGCTCCTGACGATTGCCGACGCCGATGGAGCGCCTGAGCGGTGCATTCCCGCCGCCGCCCTGCGCCACGCGCTGCCCGATTCGATCGTGGGTGACCTGGTGGCCGACGACGTGCCGTCGATCGACGACGACGATGTGACCGAGCCGCGTGCGGCCTTCGATCTCATCGATGCGGCCGGCGTCGAGGCAATGGCCGTGCGCCACCACGGGCGCATCATCGGCTCGCTCAGCGCCCGCAGTGCTGTGCGGGCCACGCTGTACGCCCCGGCGGTGGATGCTCACGGTCGCTTGCGCGTCGCCGCCGCGGTCGGCATCAACGGTGATGCGGCTGCTCGGGCCGCAGCCCTCGTGCAGGCTGGCGTCGACGTCATCGTCATCGACACCGCGCACGGTCACCAGCAACAGGCTGCTGACGCGGTGCGCGCTGTCGCGCAGGCGAACCTCGGCGTGCCGATCGTCGCGGGCAATGTCGTGACGCCCGAGGCCGTGCGCGACCTCGTCGCCGCGGGTGCGCACGTGCTGAAGGTCGGAGTGGGGCCCGGTGCGATGTGCACCACGCGCATGATGACGGCCGTCGGCCGCCCGCAGTTCTCGGCCGTGTTGGAGACCGCGGAGGCTGCGCGCTCACTCGGCGCCCACGTCTGGGCAGACGGGGGAGTGCGGTACCCGCGCGACGTCGCTCTCGCGCTCGCCGCGGGCGCCTCGGCCGTCATGATCGGCTCGTGGTTCGCGGGCACGCTCGAGGCTCCCGGCGCGATCGAGACCGACGAGCATGGGCGCTGGTTCAAGAGCAGTTGGGGAATGGCCTCCACGAAAGCGGTCGAGCAACGGTTCCGCCGGCTCGATGCATTCGAGCGCGCGCGCAAGACGCTGTTCGCCGAAGGCATCTCGAGCTCGCGCATCTATCTCGACCCCGAACGGCCCTCGCTCGACGACCTGCTCGACATGATCACGTCGGGGCTGCGGTCGTCGATGACCTATGCGGGAGCATCCACGGTGCCCGAATTCCACGAGCGCGCGGTCGTCGGCACGCAGTCGGCGGCCGGCTACGACGAGGGCAAGGCGCTGCCGGTCTCATGGTGA
- a CDS encoding Txe/YoeB family addiction module toxin, with translation MSRTVSFDPNGWEDYVYWQTQDRKTLKRINQLITDALRDPFAGIGKPEPLRHILSGAWSRRIDDVNRLVYYVTDDHIVVLQARQHYGQS, from the coding sequence ATGAGTCGAACCGTCTCCTTCGATCCGAACGGGTGGGAGGACTACGTCTACTGGCAGACGCAAGACCGCAAGACGCTCAAGCGCATCAACCAGCTCATCACCGACGCGCTCCGCGACCCGTTCGCAGGAATCGGCAAGCCCGAGCCGCTCAGGCACATCCTGTCGGGCGCGTGGTCACGACGCATCGACGACGTCAACCGGCTCGTGTACTACGTGACCGACGACCACATCGTGGTTCTGCAGGCCCGCCAGCACTACGGGCAGTCGTAG
- a CDS encoding thiamine-binding protein, which produces MIVAFSVAPSGGSSSDSVHDAVAAAVRVVRESGLPNRTSSMFTEIEGEWDEVMEVVKAATLAVAEYGTRVSLVLKADYRPGHTGELDGKVQRLEAALVKGADSPQ; this is translated from the coding sequence ATGATCGTGGCATTCTCGGTGGCGCCGTCGGGCGGTTCGTCGTCGGATTCGGTGCACGATGCCGTCGCTGCGGCCGTTCGCGTCGTGCGCGAGTCGGGCCTGCCCAACCGCACCTCGTCGATGTTCACAGAGATCGAGGGGGAGTGGGACGAGGTGATGGAGGTCGTCAAGGCCGCGACCCTCGCGGTGGCCGAGTACGGCACGCGCGTCTCGCTCGTGCTCAAGGCCGACTACCGACCTGGCCACACGGGCGAGCTCGACGGCAAGGTGCAGCGGCTCGAGGCCGCCCTCGTGAAGGGTGCCGACTCCCCGCAGTGA
- a CDS encoding HNH endonuclease signature motif containing protein has protein sequence MNAPGVALAEAPRPSMQFADSLADLLQAAATLDRVIASAQAIRAEVIDRARHLAELTAVAESAECDRDESPSTRRQLAHRVLVSEVACALRVPERTAERLIDESDMLVAHLGATHRALAEGSISYRHAQVIIDEAQSLPDAARPGFEQAVLPAAERLTAARLRPRARAERERSHPDSIEQRVEKSRADRQVLLEPAHDGMAWLSAFLPAERASAIYERVTSVALGIKRTSPGDDEPRTLTQLRADILTDLLVDGVVDANGCGTGVRATVHVTVPVERLVGVATSGEAPALSSSAFIPPAELEGYGPIDDETAREMAAGAPSFTRLLRHPESGAVLSVGRDRYSVPADLATALRIRDRTCRFPGCGRSAARSDIDHTVDWQFGGTTSIDNLAHLCPAHHQLKHRSDWRVSQEGGGVLRWQSPSGLTYVTHPEGGPAPP, from the coding sequence ATGAACGCACCCGGGGTCGCACTGGCTGAAGCGCCGCGCCCCTCGATGCAGTTCGCCGATTCACTGGCCGATCTGCTGCAGGCGGCCGCGACGCTCGACCGAGTCATCGCATCGGCGCAGGCCATTCGGGCCGAGGTCATCGACCGCGCTCGACACCTGGCAGAGCTGACCGCTGTGGCTGAGTCTGCTGAGTGCGATCGAGACGAATCGCCGTCGACGCGGCGGCAGCTCGCCCATCGGGTGCTCGTGAGCGAGGTCGCGTGCGCTCTGCGTGTGCCCGAGCGCACCGCCGAGCGGCTGATCGACGAGAGCGACATGCTCGTCGCCCACCTCGGTGCGACTCATCGTGCGCTCGCCGAGGGGTCGATCAGCTACCGCCATGCGCAGGTGATCATTGACGAGGCACAGTCGTTGCCTGATGCGGCACGCCCCGGCTTTGAGCAGGCCGTGCTGCCAGCGGCCGAGCGGCTCACTGCCGCTCGACTGCGCCCACGGGCGCGCGCCGAACGCGAACGCAGCCACCCCGACAGCATCGAGCAGCGCGTCGAGAAGAGTCGCGCTGATCGTCAGGTGCTTCTCGAACCAGCCCATGACGGCATGGCGTGGCTCAGCGCCTTTCTGCCGGCAGAGCGTGCCAGCGCGATCTACGAGCGAGTGACGAGTGTGGCGCTCGGCATCAAGCGCACGTCACCGGGCGACGACGAGCCGCGCACTCTCACGCAGCTACGAGCCGATATCCTCACCGACCTGCTCGTCGACGGCGTTGTCGATGCGAACGGATGCGGTACCGGGGTTCGCGCGACCGTGCACGTCACCGTTCCGGTCGAACGGCTGGTCGGCGTGGCGACGTCTGGCGAGGCGCCCGCACTCTCTTCCTCAGCATTCATTCCTCCGGCCGAGCTCGAGGGCTACGGCCCGATCGACGACGAGACTGCGCGCGAGATGGCCGCGGGAGCGCCGTCGTTCACGCGCTTGCTCCGGCATCCCGAGTCAGGGGCCGTGCTGTCGGTCGGTCGCGATCGGTACTCGGTGCCCGCCGACCTCGCGACCGCGCTGCGCATTCGCGACCGCACGTGCCGCTTTCCGGGCTGCGGGCGCTCAGCCGCCCGTAGCGACATCGACCACACGGTCGACTGGCAGTTCGGCGGTACGACTTCTATCGACAACCTCGCTCACCTGTGCCCCGCACACCATCAGCTGAAGCATCGCAGCGACTGGCGGGTATCGCAGGAAGGCGGCGGAGTGCTTCGATGGCAATCACCGAGCGGGTTGACCTACGTGACTCACCCCGAGGGCGGCCCCGCCCCGCCGTGA
- a CDS encoding type II toxin-antitoxin system Phd/YefM family antitoxin: MTAISATEARKTLFGLIQQVNDDHTAVEVVSKHGNAVILSKADYDAMTETAYLLRNPASAERLLASIERARRGEFEQHDLTDD; this comes from the coding sequence ATGACCGCGATTAGCGCCACCGAAGCGCGAAAGACGCTCTTCGGTCTCATCCAGCAGGTCAACGACGACCACACGGCCGTCGAGGTCGTCTCCAAGCACGGCAATGCGGTCATTCTCTCGAAGGCCGACTACGACGCAATGACCGAGACCGCCTACCTGCTGCGCAACCCGGCGAGCGCCGAACGCCTACTCGCCTCGATCGAGCGCGCCCGCCGTGGAGAGTTCGAGCAGCACGACCTCACCGACGACTAG